From one Plantibacter flavus genomic stretch:
- a CDS encoding GNAT family N-acetyltransferase codes for MLAFLTTQYYDDVWPRRPDMSAPSFGLVAVDAEGRVIGLLDVSVDADAATIDSIATYPSHQGAGIGTALLEAAVERLADEGVSSLDAWTREDPAANGWYRRNGFSEAFQYLHVHLEDGDDADGFTTPPGLSSPVRAFVHASIEREQELRERFARVYVCRQYVRKLAG; via the coding sequence GTGCTCGCTTTTCTGACGACCCAGTACTACGACGACGTGTGGCCTCGCCGCCCGGACATGTCTGCACCGTCGTTCGGGCTGGTCGCGGTGGATGCGGAGGGGCGCGTGATCGGCTTGCTGGACGTCAGTGTCGACGCTGACGCCGCGACGATCGATTCGATCGCGACATATCCCAGTCACCAGGGCGCGGGGATCGGCACAGCACTCCTCGAAGCAGCTGTGGAGCGGCTGGCCGATGAGGGTGTCTCGAGTCTCGACGCGTGGACCCGAGAGGACCCGGCCGCGAACGGCTGGTACCGGCGCAATGGCTTCTCCGAGGCGTTCCAGTACCTGCATGTGCACCTGGAAGACGGGGACGATGCCGACGGGTTTACGACGCCGCCCGGGCTCAGCAGCCCGGTTCGCGCGTTCGTCCATGCGAGCATCGAGCGCGAGCAGGAGCTCAGGGAACGCTTCGCTCGGGTGTACGTGTGCCGCCAATATGTCCGGAAACTCGCTGGCTAG
- a CDS encoding DUF1653 domain-containing protein, with product MSDDSTAITDDGESFGVEPGTYRHFKGARYEVIGVGRHSETEEPYVFYRTTTTPPTSWVRPLAMFVEPVSRDGYEGPRFARVEDDAD from the coding sequence ATGAGTGACGACAGCACGGCCATCACCGACGACGGCGAGTCCTTCGGCGTCGAGCCCGGCACCTACCGGCACTTCAAAGGTGCGCGGTACGAGGTCATCGGCGTCGGACGACACAGCGAGACCGAGGAGCCGTACGTCTTCTATCGGACGACCACGACGCCGCCGACGTCGTGGGTGCGACCGCTCGCGATGTTCGTCGAGCCCGTCTCACGCGACGGCTACGAGGGACCGCGCTTCGCCCGCGTCGAGGACGACGCAGACTGA
- a CDS encoding SRPBCC family protein, translating into MTDTDHTRPEPADERDLLVERIIHAPRSAVWAAWTDPTTLGQWWVPAPAVCRVVELELRPGGSFRSEFSEDGVDFVPQITGCVLEVVPEQRLVWTTALTAGWRPAEQPFISAVIDLADHPDGTRYRATALHSGVAQRDEHLELGFHAGWGIVTDQLAALVEQR; encoded by the coding sequence ATGACCGACACCGATCACACACGACCCGAACCGGCTGACGAACGCGACCTGCTGGTCGAGCGGATCATCCACGCGCCGCGATCGGCCGTCTGGGCAGCATGGACCGACCCCACGACGCTCGGGCAGTGGTGGGTGCCGGCGCCGGCGGTGTGTCGAGTCGTCGAGCTCGAGCTGCGACCAGGTGGGTCCTTCCGCTCCGAGTTCAGTGAGGACGGCGTCGACTTCGTGCCGCAGATCACCGGATGCGTGCTGGAGGTCGTTCCGGAGCAGCGACTCGTCTGGACGACGGCGCTGACCGCAGGCTGGCGGCCCGCCGAGCAGCCGTTCATCTCCGCCGTGATCGACCTCGCCGACCACCCCGACGGCACCCGCTACCGAGCGACCGCACTCCACAGCGGGGTCGCCCAGCGCGATGAACACCTCGAACTCGGCTTCCACGCCGGCTGGGGGATCGTCACGGACCAACTCGCCGCGCTCGTGGAGCAGCGCTGA
- a CDS encoding DUF6804 family protein, which yields MPSPTPAPAPFALRPALIPGIMGAVALMLGLALLELDAFTIVLFVVSILALIMAVFAWQAKQPLWMIPTLLVAIVWNPVLPLPFGGIPWIIAQFLGAVVLVAVGVLLENKHAAPPA from the coding sequence ATGCCGAGTCCGACCCCCGCTCCCGCACCCTTCGCCCTTCGCCCGGCGCTCATCCCGGGCATCATGGGTGCGGTCGCGCTCATGTTGGGCCTCGCGCTGCTCGAGCTCGACGCCTTCACGATCGTGCTGTTCGTGGTGAGCATCCTCGCGCTCATCATGGCCGTGTTCGCTTGGCAGGCCAAGCAGCCGCTCTGGATGATCCCGACGCTGCTCGTCGCGATCGTGTGGAACCCGGTCCTCCCGCTCCCGTTCGGCGGCATCCCCTGGATCATCGCGCAGTTCCTCGGCGCGGTCGTGCTCGTCGCCGTCGGTGTCCTGCTCGAGAACAAGCACGCCGCTCCGCCCGCCTGA
- a CDS encoding FAD-binding protein: protein MTLERNWAGTHTFAAPRIVNATSIDEVRALVAEAARTGTRVRALGTRHSFTDLADSDGTLITVLDIPADPVFDEAAGSVTIGAGTRYGIAAAWLAEHGLAFHNMGSLPHISIGGAIATGTHGSGNDNGILSSAVSGLEYVDATGELVHVRRGDPGFDGLVVGLGAYGIVVRVTVDVQPAYRVRQDVYRDVPWDAVLADFEGVTGGAYSVSIFTNWLGDTVEQIWWKTRLVAGDDELPVVPESWLGVQRDSLTAGNLVETDPDNLTLQGGVPGDWWERLPHFRLESTPSNGDEIQTEYFIDRADGPAAITALRALGDRIAPLLLVTELRTAAPDKLWLSGAYHREMLAVHFTWRNLPDEVRAVLPAIEEALAPFDARPHWGKLNLLTAERIAEVVPRLADARDLFEELDPAGTFSNAHLERIGVRLPR from the coding sequence ATGACGCTTGAACGCAACTGGGCCGGCACGCACACCTTCGCAGCGCCGCGGATCGTGAACGCCACGTCGATCGATGAGGTCCGCGCACTCGTCGCCGAGGCCGCCAGGACGGGCACGCGTGTCCGCGCCCTCGGCACCCGACACTCGTTCACCGACCTCGCCGACTCCGACGGCACGCTTATCACGGTGCTCGACATCCCCGCCGACCCGGTGTTCGACGAGGCTGCCGGCTCGGTGACGATCGGAGCCGGGACGCGCTACGGGATCGCCGCCGCCTGGCTCGCCGAACATGGCCTCGCCTTCCACAACATGGGCTCGCTCCCGCACATCTCCATCGGCGGCGCGATCGCGACCGGCACCCACGGATCCGGCAACGACAACGGCATCCTGTCCTCAGCGGTGAGCGGCCTCGAGTACGTCGACGCCACGGGCGAACTCGTCCACGTGCGTCGCGGGGACCCCGGCTTCGACGGCCTCGTCGTCGGGCTCGGCGCGTACGGCATCGTGGTGCGCGTGACGGTCGACGTGCAGCCCGCCTACCGCGTGCGTCAGGACGTCTACCGCGACGTCCCGTGGGATGCCGTGCTCGCCGACTTCGAGGGCGTCACCGGCGGTGCCTACAGCGTCAGCATCTTCACCAACTGGCTCGGCGACACCGTCGAGCAGATCTGGTGGAAGACCCGCCTTGTCGCCGGCGACGACGAACTGCCCGTGGTCCCTGAGTCGTGGCTCGGTGTGCAGCGGGACTCCCTGACCGCCGGCAACCTCGTCGAGACGGACCCCGACAACCTCACCCTGCAGGGCGGTGTCCCCGGCGACTGGTGGGAGCGGCTGCCGCACTTCCGGCTCGAGTCGACGCCGAGCAACGGTGACGAGATCCAGACCGAGTACTTCATCGACCGCGCTGACGGACCCGCTGCGATCACGGCCCTGCGTGCGCTCGGCGACCGCATCGCCCCGCTGCTGCTCGTGACCGAACTGCGCACGGCCGCGCCGGACAAGCTCTGGCTGAGCGGCGCCTACCACCGGGAGATGCTCGCCGTGCACTTCACCTGGCGCAACCTGCCCGATGAGGTCCGAGCGGTGCTGCCCGCGATCGAGGAGGCGCTCGCACCCTTCGACGCCCGCCCGCACTGGGGCAAGCTCAACCTCCTGACCGCCGAGCGCATCGCCGAGGTCGTGCCGCGACTCGCCGACGCGCGGGACCTCTTCGAGGAGCTCGATCCCGCCGGAACCTTCTCGAACGCGCACTTGGAGCGCATCGGGGTCCGTCTGCCCCGGTAG
- a CDS encoding pentapeptide repeat-containing protein, with translation MAKRTGTTAPRLDPVRLIGLTDGDEGALDAHDSVEGLRIADLDLSHRDLSGITISESLLAGIRADQTDFRAASFLDSRLERWDAPILLAPRSRLRDIELEGSRVGSADCYDANWQSVRVTGCKLGFVNLRGAVLQDVQFEDCTIDELDLADATATRVRFVDCTLNSLDVTRARLTDVDLRTLELRRIAGIEHLRGATMTPFQVGELAAMFAEQFGIRVED, from the coding sequence ATGGCGAAACGCACCGGAACGACGGCACCACGGCTCGACCCCGTCCGTCTCATCGGATTGACCGACGGCGACGAGGGCGCCCTCGACGCGCACGACAGTGTCGAAGGCCTGCGGATCGCCGACCTCGACCTGTCGCACCGTGACCTCTCGGGCATCACGATCTCCGAGTCCCTGCTTGCCGGCATTCGAGCCGACCAGACCGACTTCCGGGCGGCGTCGTTCCTCGACTCCCGGCTCGAGCGGTGGGACGCGCCCATCCTCCTCGCCCCTCGAAGTCGCCTGCGCGACATCGAGCTGGAGGGGTCCCGGGTCGGTTCCGCCGACTGTTACGACGCGAACTGGCAGTCGGTGCGGGTCACCGGATGCAAGCTCGGGTTCGTGAACCTGCGCGGGGCCGTGCTGCAGGACGTCCAGTTCGAGGACTGCACGATCGACGAACTCGACCTCGCCGATGCGACGGCCACCCGGGTCCGGTTCGTCGACTGCACGCTCAACAGTCTCGACGTCACGCGGGCGAGGCTCACGGACGTCGACCTCCGGACGCTCGAGCTCCGCCGCATCGCCGGCATCGAGCACCTGCGGGGCGCGACGATGACGCCGTTCCAGGTCGGAGAGCTCGCAGCGATGTTCGCCGAGCAGTTCGGCATCCGAGTCGAGGACTGA
- a CDS encoding SDR family NAD(P)-dependent oxidoreductase, which translates to MTSLPHDEPANHAPGDDAGIDPTDLEVTLRVLQTMATMDEEHPDYLQVRRATAKMFKAVKKERRLDRRARIADADRAVIAATATGAPDRIDDETRGIPLATTTTAPTAGELLVPRNCYICKQPYTTVDAFYHQLCPQCAAMSHAKRDARTDLTGKRALLTGGRAKIGMYIALRLLRDGAHTTITTRFPRDAVRRFSALSDSADWLHRLRVVGIDLRDPAQVIALADSVAEQGPLDILINNAAQTVRRTKGAYQPLVDAELAPLPDGPLPELVTFGHTNDAHPLSLAASVSAHPILAAAAAKADALTEAAMTAGSSSLERLAAGTAIDAGGLVPDVDHSNSWVQNVDQVEPIEMLEVQLANATAPFILISRLRASMAASDFPRTYVVNVSAMEGVFGRGYKGPGHPHTNMAKAALNMLTRTSAREMFETDGILMTSVDTGWITDERPHPTKVRLAEEGFHAPLDLVDGAARVYDPIVRGEAGENLFGVFLKDYRPSSW; encoded by the coding sequence ATGACCTCTCTCCCCCACGACGAGCCTGCGAACCACGCTCCCGGCGACGACGCGGGCATCGATCCCACCGATCTCGAGGTCACGCTGCGCGTCCTCCAGACCATGGCGACGATGGACGAGGAGCACCCCGACTACCTCCAGGTGCGCCGCGCCACCGCCAAGATGTTCAAGGCGGTCAAGAAGGAACGCCGGCTCGACCGTCGGGCCCGGATCGCCGACGCCGACCGCGCCGTGATCGCCGCCACCGCGACGGGCGCCCCCGACCGCATCGACGACGAGACCCGGGGCATCCCGCTCGCCACCACCACGACGGCTCCGACCGCCGGCGAGCTGCTGGTGCCGCGCAACTGCTACATCTGCAAGCAGCCCTACACGACGGTCGACGCCTTCTACCACCAGCTCTGCCCGCAGTGCGCGGCGATGAGCCACGCGAAGCGCGACGCCCGCACCGACCTCACCGGCAAGCGCGCCCTCCTCACCGGTGGCCGCGCGAAGATCGGCATGTACATCGCGCTACGACTCCTGCGCGACGGAGCACACACCACCATCACGACGCGGTTCCCGCGCGACGCCGTCCGCCGCTTCAGCGCGCTCTCCGACAGCGCCGACTGGCTGCACCGGCTTCGCGTCGTCGGCATCGACCTCCGCGACCCGGCCCAGGTCATCGCCCTCGCGGATTCCGTGGCCGAGCAGGGTCCGCTCGACATCCTCATCAACAACGCCGCGCAGACGGTCCGCCGCACGAAGGGCGCCTACCAGCCGCTCGTCGACGCGGAGCTCGCCCCGCTGCCGGACGGCCCACTGCCCGAGCTCGTCACCTTCGGCCACACGAACGACGCACACCCGCTGTCGCTCGCGGCGTCGGTGTCCGCCCACCCGATCCTCGCCGCAGCGGCGGCCAAAGCCGATGCGCTCACCGAAGCGGCCATGACGGCCGGGTCGTCCTCGCTCGAACGGCTCGCCGCCGGCACCGCGATCGACGCCGGCGGACTCGTCCCCGACGTCGACCACAGCAACAGCTGGGTGCAGAACGTCGACCAGGTCGAGCCCATCGAGATGCTCGAGGTCCAGCTGGCGAACGCGACCGCCCCGTTCATCCTCATCAGCCGCCTGCGTGCCTCGATGGCGGCGTCCGACTTCCCACGCACCTACGTGGTCAACGTCTCCGCGATGGAGGGCGTCTTCGGTCGCGGCTACAAGGGCCCGGGCCACCCGCACACGAACATGGCGAAGGCCGCGCTGAACATGCTCACCCGGACGAGCGCGCGGGAGATGTTCGAGACCGACGGCATCCTCATGACGAGTGTCGACACCGGCTGGATCACCGACGAGCGCCCGCACCCGACCAAGGTGCGGCTGGCGGAGGAGGGCTTCCACGCCCCGCTCGACCTCGTCGACGGCGCGGCGCGGGTGTACGACCCGATCGTCCGCGGCGAGGCCGGCGAGAACCTGTTCGGCGTCTTCCTCAAGGACTACCGCCCGAGCTCCTGGTGA
- a CDS encoding DEAD/DEAH box helicase, producing the protein MTPEPAPLVDVADLVRLVGRVAFDRGRVYARDGRVTAADWDPDKRRLHGIVEGSTDVPYACIIDLGDDTGGFARIEGSACSCPLRGDCKHIVATLLHSNAAHLRAEGRSDRWVAPQRPPSGKEASWRSDRRWTAPINDPVLDEPAEHRPMYALDELGDLPDAWRPEAERRAARWTPSPQMPPAPPSWRNRLDSLAGDAGRATVPTAMGLQFEVRESIPRTAERWRGPTSRTADGPPDPRHPRRIAVRPVVKKAGGGFVKSTISWTSFTHQGHRLSLDPAHQQWFTQFQALLRATRPPAGAYAGAADSDWLVLDDFGSPVLWHLFEEAAQLGIELVGTRKGTVALGTTAAIRLDAAHDDEGVVLRSVVTIDGTDVDAATSGALGDHGLYHYTLEPQQAIVLAPLAEPLTDEARGLLGPGEPVVVPEAEVPEFLEHYVPRLRRSISLSSTDGTVALPEIVPPVLVLTASFEPKQTLRLAWFWQYAPAQRVPIGGGTPALAAGRPLVSTVPHGALSDNATDSAAAEVLRDERAERAILDRVGAAIAAAAEPERRALAAGSFDELTTPGVWPPRPQVLTEFDAALVTERTLPVFESLDDVLVEVSGDRPEYRELTGTPHISVTTVETEQRDWFDLGIVIHIGEYSVPFEPLFKALSKGRTKLLMVDHTYLSLEHPAFDRLRELLTEAAALKEWETKPSISRYQASLWADFEDLADETEQAVSWREAAAGLNAIEAVPDTALPSGLHADLRPYQVEGFRWLAFLWQHGLGGILADDMGLGKTLQTLALVAHARETTGTTAPPFLVVAPTSVVSNWVAEATRFVPDLVVRSITATQAKGSASIADLAAGADIVVTSYALFRLDAAAYQAVDWSGLILDEAQFVKNHRAKLHECAVDLRAPFKLAITGTPIENTLMELWSLLSIVAPGLFASAPRFTEHYVKPIGKGLDSSRLQTLRRRIRPLLMRRTKEMVAPELPPKQEQVLRIELAPAHRKLYDLVLQRERQKLLGLVDDLDRNRFIVFRSLTLLRMLSLDASLIDAEEHAGIPSSKLDALLEQLDDVVAEGHRALIFSQFTSFLGTAARRLEEQGIAYEYLDGSTRRRGEVIDRFRTGDAPVFLISLKAGGFGLNLTEADYVFLLDPWWNPAAEAQAIDRTHRIGQTENVMVYRLVAADTIEEKVMALQAKKSELFAAVLDDDAVFSQALTAEDIRGLLE; encoded by the coding sequence ATGACTCCCGAGCCCGCACCACTGGTCGACGTGGCCGACCTCGTCCGGCTCGTCGGGCGGGTGGCGTTCGACCGCGGCCGGGTCTACGCGAGAGATGGCCGGGTCACCGCCGCCGACTGGGACCCCGACAAGCGTCGGCTCCACGGGATCGTCGAAGGCTCCACCGATGTCCCGTACGCCTGCATCATCGACCTCGGCGACGACACCGGTGGGTTCGCTCGGATCGAAGGCAGCGCGTGCTCCTGCCCGCTCCGCGGTGACTGCAAGCACATCGTCGCCACCCTGCTGCACAGCAACGCGGCCCACCTCCGGGCCGAGGGTCGCTCCGACCGGTGGGTGGCACCACAACGGCCGCCTTCCGGGAAGGAGGCGTCCTGGCGCTCCGACCGACGTTGGACCGCGCCCATCAACGACCCCGTGCTCGACGAACCGGCCGAGCACCGGCCGATGTACGCCCTCGACGAGCTCGGCGACCTCCCTGACGCCTGGCGTCCGGAGGCGGAACGACGAGCAGCGCGATGGACCCCGAGTCCGCAGATGCCGCCGGCACCGCCCAGCTGGCGGAACCGACTCGACTCCCTCGCCGGCGATGCCGGTCGTGCCACGGTGCCGACGGCCATGGGGCTGCAGTTCGAGGTCCGCGAGAGCATCCCGCGCACCGCCGAACGCTGGCGCGGGCCGACCTCCCGAACGGCCGACGGCCCGCCCGACCCCCGGCACCCCCGCCGCATCGCCGTCCGACCCGTCGTCAAGAAGGCCGGCGGCGGCTTCGTGAAGTCGACGATCTCGTGGACCTCGTTCACGCACCAGGGCCACCGGCTGTCGCTCGATCCGGCGCACCAGCAGTGGTTCACGCAGTTCCAGGCGCTCCTGCGTGCCACCCGTCCGCCGGCCGGTGCCTACGCCGGCGCCGCCGACTCGGACTGGCTCGTCCTCGACGACTTCGGCAGCCCCGTCCTCTGGCATCTGTTCGAGGAGGCGGCCCAACTCGGGATCGAACTCGTCGGTACGCGCAAAGGCACGGTCGCCCTCGGCACCACCGCCGCCATCCGGCTGGACGCCGCGCACGACGACGAGGGCGTGGTCCTCCGATCCGTCGTGACGATCGACGGTACCGACGTCGACGCGGCCACGAGCGGAGCCCTCGGCGACCACGGGCTCTACCACTACACGCTCGAACCACAGCAGGCGATCGTGCTCGCCCCGCTCGCCGAACCGCTGACGGACGAGGCCCGCGGACTGCTCGGGCCTGGCGAGCCGGTCGTCGTCCCCGAGGCCGAAGTGCCGGAGTTCCTCGAGCACTACGTCCCACGACTCCGCCGCAGCATCTCGCTGAGTTCGACGGACGGCACCGTGGCTCTGCCCGAGATCGTGCCGCCGGTCCTCGTCCTCACGGCTTCCTTCGAACCGAAGCAGACCCTGCGCCTCGCCTGGTTCTGGCAGTACGCCCCGGCGCAGCGCGTCCCGATCGGTGGCGGCACCCCGGCGCTCGCCGCAGGACGACCACTCGTGTCGACGGTGCCGCACGGTGCGCTCTCCGACAACGCAACCGACTCCGCCGCAGCGGAGGTCCTCCGCGACGAACGCGCGGAGCGGGCCATCCTCGACCGGGTCGGCGCCGCCATCGCCGCCGCGGCGGAACCGGAACGCCGGGCGCTCGCCGCGGGCTCGTTCGACGAGCTCACGACTCCGGGCGTCTGGCCGCCCCGGCCGCAGGTCCTGACGGAGTTCGACGCGGCACTCGTCACCGAGCGCACCCTCCCCGTCTTCGAATCGCTCGACGACGTCCTCGTCGAAGTGTCCGGCGACCGCCCCGAGTACCGGGAGCTCACGGGCACGCCCCACATCTCGGTCACCACGGTGGAGACGGAGCAACGCGACTGGTTCGACCTCGGGATCGTCATCCACATCGGCGAGTACAGCGTCCCCTTCGAGCCCCTCTTCAAGGCCCTCTCGAAGGGGCGCACCAAGCTGCTCATGGTCGACCACACCTACCTGTCGCTCGAGCACCCCGCCTTCGACCGCCTGCGCGAGCTACTCACCGAGGCGGCCGCGCTCAAGGAGTGGGAGACGAAGCCGAGCATCAGCCGCTATCAGGCGAGCCTCTGGGCCGACTTCGAGGACCTCGCCGACGAGACCGAGCAGGCCGTCTCCTGGCGCGAGGCTGCAGCCGGACTCAACGCGATCGAAGCGGTCCCCGACACCGCCTTGCCGTCGGGACTCCACGCAGACCTCCGGCCTTACCAGGTCGAGGGCTTCCGCTGGCTCGCATTCCTCTGGCAGCACGGACTCGGAGGCATCCTGGCCGACGACATGGGCCTCGGCAAGACGCTGCAGACCCTCGCCCTCGTCGCCCACGCGCGCGAGACCACCGGGACCACGGCACCACCGTTCCTCGTGGTCGCCCCGACGTCGGTCGTCTCCAACTGGGTCGCCGAGGCCACGCGCTTCGTGCCCGACCTCGTCGTCCGCAGCATCACAGCCACGCAGGCGAAGGGGAGCGCGTCGATCGCGGACCTCGCGGCGGGCGCCGACATCGTGGTCACGAGCTATGCGCTGTTCCGGCTCGACGCAGCGGCGTACCAGGCGGTCGACTGGTCGGGGCTCATCCTCGACGAGGCGCAGTTCGTGAAGAACCACCGCGCCAAGCTGCACGAGTGCGCGGTCGACCTCAGAGCACCGTTCAAGCTCGCGATCACCGGCACGCCCATCGAGAACACGCTCATGGAGCTGTGGTCGCTGCTGTCGATCGTCGCGCCGGGCCTGTTCGCGTCGGCGCCGCGCTTCACCGAGCACTACGTCAAGCCGATCGGCAAGGGTCTCGACTCGAGTCGGCTGCAGACCCTGCGCCGACGCATCCGTCCGCTGCTCATGCGACGCACCAAGGAGATGGTCGCGCCCGAACTGCCGCCGAAGCAGGAGCAGGTGCTGCGGATCGAACTCGCGCCGGCCCACCGCAAGCTCTACGACCTCGTCCTCCAGCGCGAACGACAGAAGCTCCTCGGACTCGTCGACGACCTCGACCGCAACCGGTTCATCGTGTTCCGCTCGCTCACCCTCCTCCGCATGCTCAGCCTCGACGCGAGTCTCATCGACGCCGAGGAGCACGCGGGCATCCCCTCGAGCAAACTCGACGCACTCCTCGAGCAGCTCGACGACGTCGTCGCCGAGGGCCACCGGGCGCTCATCTTCAGCCAGTTCACGAGCTTCCTCGGCACCGCTGCGCGTCGGCTCGAGGAGCAGGGCATCGCGTACGAGTACCTCGACGGGTCGACCCGTCGTCGGGGTGAGGTCATCGACCGCTTCCGCACCGGCGACGCCCCCGTGTTCCTCATCAGCTTGAAGGCCGGCGGGTTCGGCCTCAACCTGACCGAAGCGGACTACGTCTTCCTGCTCGACCCGTGGTGGAACCCGGCCGCAGAGGCGCAGGCCATCGACCGCACGCACCGCATCGGCCAGACCGAGAACGTCATGGTCTACCGGCTGGTCGCCGCCGACACGATCGAGGAGAAGGTGATGGCGCTGCAGGCGAAGAAGTCCGAGCTCTTCGCCGCGGTCCTCGACGACGACGCGGTGTTCAGTCAGGCCCTCACCGCGGAGGACATCCGGGGCCTGCTCGAATAG
- a CDS encoding cation:proton antiporter — translation MELGVYAVVGIAVIVAVAAFSRKLGVAAPIILVIVGVGLSYLPGVPEIEVEPELVLDVVLPPILYAAAISVPIMDFRRNLATITSLSVVLVIVTAFGAGFLLFSLLPDLNLAAAIALGAIISPPDAVAATSIGRRLGLPPRLLTVLEGEGLVNDATALVLLRSASAAAAGGMLTPWATVGDFVYAVVLAIVVGFIAGYVTVWLRSKLNDSVLDTAISIAVPFVAFMPTEALGGSGVLAVVIAGLYTGHASSAAFSAQARISDRINWRTIQFLLENAVFLLIGLEIRTLIGAVDAEILSVEESIGIGLVATAALIALRFLWVGPLVLGLRARERWAERQTLQRWLSMGYSERFPRQNRRWHRRRRRERAYERQRADLEQLRLEQIDWRGGVILSWSGMRGVVTLAAAQSLPQSTPYREQLVLIAFTVAVVTLVVQGGTLPWLIRLLKVQGIDESEDRRQLATLLDEISYAGISVLEDPASAVGIEEEIDPDLLERVRQSTFLRAEAAWERSRESVSPSETHAETPHRLYRQLRLAVVQAERERLLDARARGAYPSRILAEAQTMLDIEETRLRPPRADH, via the coding sequence ATGGAACTCGGGGTGTATGCGGTCGTCGGCATCGCGGTGATCGTGGCCGTCGCGGCCTTCTCCCGCAAGCTCGGTGTCGCCGCGCCGATCATCCTCGTGATCGTCGGTGTCGGGCTCTCGTACCTCCCGGGCGTCCCGGAGATCGAGGTCGAACCGGAACTCGTGCTCGACGTCGTCCTGCCGCCGATCCTCTACGCCGCGGCGATCAGCGTTCCGATCATGGACTTCCGCCGCAACCTCGCCACCATCACGAGCCTGTCCGTCGTGCTCGTCATCGTCACCGCCTTCGGTGCCGGCTTCCTCCTCTTCAGCCTCCTGCCGGACCTCAACCTGGCCGCCGCCATCGCCCTCGGCGCGATCATCAGCCCGCCCGACGCGGTCGCGGCGACGTCCATCGGACGCCGTCTCGGCCTCCCGCCCCGCCTCCTGACGGTGCTCGAGGGTGAGGGGCTCGTGAACGACGCGACCGCGCTCGTGCTCCTCCGATCGGCGAGCGCTGCGGCGGCCGGCGGCATGCTCACGCCGTGGGCGACGGTCGGCGACTTCGTCTACGCGGTCGTCCTGGCGATCGTCGTCGGCTTCATCGCCGGGTACGTCACCGTCTGGTTGCGCTCGAAGCTCAACGACTCCGTCCTCGACACCGCGATCTCCATCGCCGTCCCGTTCGTGGCGTTCATGCCGACCGAGGCGCTCGGCGGGTCCGGCGTGCTGGCCGTCGTCATCGCCGGCCTGTACACGGGGCACGCGAGTTCGGCCGCGTTCTCGGCGCAGGCGCGGATCAGCGACCGCATCAACTGGCGGACCATCCAGTTCCTGCTCGAGAACGCCGTGTTCCTCCTCATCGGCCTCGAGATCCGCACCCTCATCGGCGCTGTCGACGCCGAGATCCTGTCGGTCGAGGAGTCCATCGGGATCGGTCTCGTCGCGACGGCCGCGCTCATCGCGCTGCGGTTCCTGTGGGTGGGCCCGCTGGTGCTCGGGCTCCGTGCACGAGAACGCTGGGCGGAACGCCAGACCCTGCAACGGTGGCTGTCGATGGGGTACTCGGAACGGTTCCCGAGACAGAACCGCCGATGGCACCGGCGGCGGCGGCGGGAGCGCGCCTACGAGCGGCAGCGCGCCGACCTCGAGCAGTTGCGGTTGGAGCAGATCGACTGGCGAGGTGGCGTCATCCTCAGCTGGTCGGGCATGCGTGGCGTCGTGACGCTCGCCGCCGCACAGTCACTGCCGCAGAGCACCCCGTACCGCGAGCAACTCGTCCTCATCGCCTTCACGGTGGCCGTCGTGACGCTCGTCGTCCAGGGCGGCACGTTGCCGTGGCTCATCCGGCTGCTCAAGGTGCAGGGGATCGACGAGTCCGAGGACCGCCGCCAGCTCGCGACCCTCCTCGACGAGATCAGCTACGCGGGCATCAGCGTGCTGGAGGATCCGGCCTCGGCGGTCGGCATCGAGGAGGAGATCGACCCCGATCTGCTCGAACGCGTCAGACAGTCCACGTTCCTGCGGGCGGAAGCCGCCTGGGAACGCTCGCGCGAGTCGGTCTCGCCGAGTGAGACGCACGCAGAGACACCGCACCGGCTCTACCGCCAGCTCCGCCTCGCCGTCGTGCAGGCCGAACGCGAGCGGCTCCTCGACGCCCGGGCGCGCGGCGCGTACCCGTCGCGCATCCTCGCCGAGGCGCAGACGATGCTCGACATCGAGGAGACGCGCCTGCGTCCGCCTCGCGCCGACCACTAG